CCGGGTCGCCGGGTTTCAGACCCTGCGCCCTGAGCGCGACGGCAAGCGCCGCGACCTGCCGCGCGACCTCCGCCCAGCTGAGGGGATGCCATTGGCCGTCGGCCTTGCGCCAGAGGAAAGGCGCATCGCCCTTTTCCTGTGCGCGGGCGAAGAACATGGTGACGAGGTTGGGAAATGTATCGATGGCCCTCAAGGCTCGACTCCTGCGGTTTCCGGCGCGTCTGGCGCGTGCCTGATCATGATGCATGGCTATAGCGTCGCGCTGCCGTAACGGCCAAGCGGTTTGACGCGTCTCGTCAGTCGAAAAGCCCGTCCTGACCGCCTGCGGGCGGATTGAGGCCCAGATGCTTCCAGCCCGGCCCGTTGAGGCAGCGCCCGCGCGCGGTACGGGCGATGAGGCCTAACTGGATCAGATAGGGTTCGACCACTTCCTCGATCGTATCGCGCGCTTCCGACAGGCCAGCCGCCAGCGTTTCGACACCCACCGGGCCGCCACGATAGATGTCGGCGATCATCATCAGATAACGGCGATCCATGAGGTCGAGGCCGAGATGATCGACCTCCAGCCGCATCAGCGCGGCGTCGGCGACTTTCCGGTCGACCGTGGGCGCTCCTGCGACATTGGCGAAGTCGCGCACCCGGCGCAGCAGCCGCCCGGCGATGCGGGGCGTGCCGCGCGAACGGCGGGCAATCTCGATCGCGCCGTCCGACGTGATGGCAAGGTCGAGCAGCCGCGCGGCGCGGCGCACCACCAGTTCCAGTTCGTCCACGGTATAGAATTGCAACCGCACCGGAATGCCGAAGCGGTCGCGCAGCGGCGTGGTGAGCAGCCCCTGCCGCGTGGTCGCCCCGACCAGGGTGAAGCGCGGAAGGTCGATGCGAACCGAGCGGGCGGATGGCCCCTCCCCGATCATCAGGTCGAGCGCGCGATCCTCCATCGCGGGATAGAGCACCTCTTCGACCGCCGGGTTGAGCCGGTGGATTTCATCCACGAACAGCACGTCGCCTTCGTCCAGATTGGTGAGCAAAGCGGCCAGGTCGCCCGACTTGGCGATGACCGGGCCGGAGGTGGCGCGGAAACCCACGCCCATTTCCTTCGCCACGATCTGCGCCAATGTGGTCTTGCCAAGGCCTGGCGGGCCGAAGAACAGCACATGGTCGAGCGCGTCGCCTCGCGACCGGGCCGCCTGGATGAAGATGCGCAGATTTTCGCGCGCCGCCTGCTGGCCGATAAATTCGTCGAGCGATTTGGGACGCAGCGCGGCGTCGACATCCTCTGGACGGCGCGCGGGGGTGATGAGGCGATCGTCGTCAGTCATGGCCGACCCCCGTCCCTCACGTCATGCTGAACGTGTTTCAGCATCCATCGTGCCGCGCGCGCGGATCGAGCGGAGGAAGGCCAAGGTTGACGGCCAGATCTACCCATTGCGGGTTTTCCGACTCGATCAGATTGATCTTCCATTGGCGATGCCAGCGTTTGAGTTGCTTTTCGCGCGGGATCGCTTGCTCCATCGTATCGCAGGGTTCGTAGCGGACAAGGCGATGGACGCTGTATCTGCGCGTAAAGCCGGGTATCGTATCCGTGCGATGCTGGATCAGTCGGCCCAGCAGGTTGGACGTCACACCGATGTAGAGCGTGCCATAGGGCTGGCTTGCGAGGATGTAGACGCAGGGTTCCTTCATCCGCACATCCCTTCCGTGCGAGCGGCCTGATGGATGCTGAAACAAGTTCAGCATGACAGAAATGCGCGTTACTCACTTCGACGCCTTCCGCAGCGCGAGCCGCACCAGCGCGTCGAGGCTGGCGCCTTCGCCCAAATCCTCTTCGGCCGCAGCGACGGCGACGCTGGCCTCATGCGGTTTGAAGCCGAGATTCTGGAGCGCGGACAGGGCATCGGCGGCGAAGCTGCCGACTGGCATCGCCACCACGCCGCCCACGCCGATCGGGCTGCCCACGGGGGCTGCGCCGATCTTGTCCTTCAGTTCGTTGACGATGCGCTGGGCCAGTTTCGGCCCCACCCCGTTCGCCCGCGCGATCATCGCCTTGTCCCCCATGGCGACGGCGCGATGCAGGTCATGCGGCTCCAGCGCGGACAGGATCGCCAGTGCGACGCGCGATCCGACGCCCTGCACATGGGTCAGCAGCCGATACCAGTCGCGTTCGTCGGCGCGGGCGAAGCCGACCAGCCGGATCGAATCGGCCGCCACCAGCATTTCGGTATGGATCGTCACCGCTTCGCCGACTGGCCCCAACGCGGCGAGCGTGCGCGACGACGCACCGACCAGATAGCCCACGCCGCCCACATCGATGATGGCATGGTCGATGCCGGTGCTGTCCAGCAGCCCTTTGAGTTTCGCGATCATCTGCCCCGTCTTTCGGCGTTGGCGCCTTTGGTCATGGTCTGTTCTTTACAGGCTCATACGCGGCGCGCCAGTCAAAAGCGCGGCACCTTTTCCCGGCCCAAGCGTAATGCAGCCACTTCCCCCTGCAAGGACGAGACTGAATGTTGATGACCGCGCCGATGCTTTCGCCAAAGGATTTCGAATTTCCCGCGATCATGCTGTCGGGCGTGGTCGATCATGGCATGTATCTGCATTTCAAAAACTGCCTGTCCACCGCGCCCCAGCAGGGGCTGGTCGTCGTGGAACTGGCGACATTGGGCGGCGACCCTGAAATCGCCCGCCTGATGGGCGAAGATATCCGGTTCCATTCGGAGCTTTATCCCGATCGTCGGCTGGTTTTCATGGGGCGCACGGCGGTCTATTCGGCGGGCGCGACCTTCATGAGTTTCTTCGCGACCGAGAATCGCTATCTGACGCGCGGCACGCGGTTGATGATCCATGAGCGCATCATTACCAAGAATATCCATCTGGCCGGGCCGCTATCAACCTGTATCGCCACGTTGAAGGCGACCTTGAACGAAATTGAATCGTCGATCGTGATCCAGAATGAGGGGTTCCAGAATCTGATCCTGGGATCGGACGTGACGATGGACGAACTGCTGCTTAAAGCGCCGGAAAACTGGTATCTGGAAGCCAATGAGGCGCAGGCGCGCGGATTGATCGCCGCAGTGCTGTAAGGACTTGAACAGCGGCGATTTTGCGCCTTTGATGCCGGTGATGCGCACTTCGCCCCTCTTCCCCTGGCGCTATGGCATGTTCCTGGCTTTGCTGGGGACCATCGCGCCGTTGGCGTTGCTGCTGCCATGGCATGAAGCGGTGATGGCGGGGTTCGACTTGGCCGCTCTGGCCTTCATGGCGTCGGTCGCGCCGCTGATCGACGCCGCGCCCGCCACGATGCGGCGCAACGCGCAGAAGAATGACGCCAATCGCGGACTGATGCTGCTGCTGACCGGGATCGTCAGCCTGGTGATCCTGATCGCGGTGGGCGTGGCGACCAGCCAGCATGGCGGACCAGACGGGCCGACGATCGCCCTGTTGCTCGCGACGTTGCTGATCGCCTGGCTCTTTTCCAACCTCGTCTATGCGCTGCATTATGCGCATATTTTTTATCTGTCGGATCAGGCGGGGAAGGACCGGGGCGGGCTGGATTTCCCGGACAGCGACGAGCCGGGCTATTGGGATTTTCTCTATTTCGCCTTCACGCTGGGCATGACGTTCCAGACGTCGGACGTGTCGGTGACGGCCACGGCGATGCGCCGGACCGTGCTGTTCCAATGCCTGGCCGCATTCCTGTTCAACCTCGGCATCCTGGCCTTCACCATCAATGTGCTGGGCGGCGGCTGAAGGGGTCAGCCATGCTCCCAGCCCAGGCTGTCAGGCAAGGGGATGGCCGCGCCGTCGATCATCAGCGTCAAGCCGCTTCCTTGCCCGACATGGCCGACCGGAATGGCGCGCACCGGGGGCGCGACACCGCGCGGCAGGGTGAAGAGCAGTTCATAATCGTCGCCCGCCCGCGCCGCCGCGATCTGCACCGCCGTGCTGGCGCCGCGCACCTTTTCCAACGCGGGGGATAGCGGGACATGGTCGATGGTGATGGCCACCCCGCTGGCCTGCGCCATACGGGCAGCGTCGATCAGCAGGCCATCGGACACGTCCATCATCGCGCTGGCGAGCGGCGCGATCAGTCCGCCTTCGGCCAGGCGCGGACGCGGGCGACGATAGGCGTCCACCAGTGGACCTGATGCAGACGGATCGACACGGGCGAGGCCCAGGCCGATACCCGCGTCCCCCACTGGGCCGGTGAGGTACAGGCGATCGCCCGGCCGCGCGCCGGTGCGCGTGGGAACTGCGCCGGTCGCTTCGCCGATGGCGGTGAGGCTGTAGCTGCGGGCCGATCCTGTCGGCATCTTCACCGTGTCACCGCCCAGCAGCGGCATGGCATGGCGGTCGAGCGCGTCGCCCAGCCCAGCGACAAAGGCTTCGTCCCAGCCATCGTCGCCCGACAGCGCATAGTTGAGCAGGCAGCCGATCGGCTTCGCCCCCTTGGCGGCAAGATCGGACAGGTTCACCGCCGCCAGTTTCCAGCCCACATCCTGCGGCGGATCGGTGGCCAGATAATGGACGCCCTCGACCATCGTGTCGCTGGTGAGGATGAGGCGGTTGTCGCCGACGGGCAGGATCGCCACGTCGTCGCTCAGGCCCTGCGCGGCGGGATCATTCGCCAGCAGGCGCAGCAGGGTGATGAAGCGGGATTCGGCGGACATGCGCCATCCTACCGTCCAGACCGGGCGAAGTCGAAGCCCATCATCGATCGGGGCGCGACGCCGTCGTTCCGCCCCGCGTGGATTCTACTTACGCACGTCCTTCGACACGCCGTCGAGCAGGCCGTTGACGAAACCGGCCTCGCGCTTGTCGTAGAAAGCGTGGGCGACATCGACATATTCGCTGATGACCGTGCCGGTGCCGACATCGGCGCGGGCGAGCAGTTCGTACGTCCCCGCGCGCAATATCTGGCGCATCGGCTTGTCGAGGCGATCGAGGGTCCAGCCGCTCGACAGGCGGGCGGCGATCAGGCCGTCAATCTCGTCGCGACGACGATCCACGCCGGTCACGACATCGTCGAAAAAGGGTTCCTCCGCCGGTGCGTAGGTCACGTCCTCGATCGTCGCGCCCAGGCGATGCTGGTGAAATTCATGGAGCAGGACATGGACGGGCGTACCCTCCATTTCGAGCTGGTAGAGCGCCTGGACCGCGGCAAGGCGCGCGGCGGAGCGGGATTTGGAGCGGTCGTTCATTATATGTCCCTACTCCGTTCAGTTCGAGCTTGTCGAGAACCGGTTCTCGACAAGCTCGAACTGAACGGGATGTTTATGGCAAGCGCAGCGCCACCGAGGCGGCATGCGCTGGCAACCCTTCCGCCCGCGCCAGTGCGACGGCGGCGGGGCCGATCGCGCCGATCGCGGCGGCGTCGAGGCTGAGGAAGCTGGTGCGCTTCATGAAGTCGAGTACCGAAAGGCCCGACGAGAAGCGCGCGCGACGGCCGGTGGGCAGCACGTGATTCGGCCCGGCGACATAATCACCGACGGCTTCCGGCGTCATGCGGCCGAGGAACACCGACCCGGCGTGGCGGACCTGCGCGAAGAGCGGTTCGGGATCGTTCACGGCCAGTTCCAGATGTTCGGGCGCAAGCGCGTTCACCAGCGGCATGGCTTCATCCAGGTCGCGGACCAGGATGATCGCGCCATTGGCGTCCCAGCTGGTGCGCGCCACGGCGCTGGTCGACAGCGTCGGGATCTGGCGTTCCACGGCGGCGGCCACCGCGTCGGCAAAGGCTGCGTCGTCCGTGAAGAGGATCGACTGGCTGGTCGGGTCATGTTCCGACTGGCTGAGCAGGTCGGCGGCGGTCCATTCGGGATCATTCTGCCCGTCCGCGACGACGACGATCTCGGACGGTCCGGCGACCATGTCGATGCCGACCACGCCGTAGAGCTGGCGCTTGGCTTCGGCGACCCAGGCATTGCCGGGGCCGGTGACGACGTCCACCGGCCTGATGCGGTCGGTGCCATAGGCGAGCGCGGCGACGGCCTGCGCGCCGCCTACCCGCCAGATTTCTTCGATCCCCGCAATCTGCGCGGCGGCTAGGACGAGCGGATTGATCTCGCCGCCCGGCGTCGGCGTCACCATGGCGATGCGGCGGACACCCGCGACCTTGGCCGGGATCACGTTCATCAGCAGCGAGCTGGGATAGGCGGCGCGCCCACCGGGCACATAGAGACCCGCTGCGTCCACCGCGCTCCAGCGTGCGCCCAGGCGGACACCGGCCGCATCCACGCCGTCGCTGTCCACCGGCTTCTGCTTTTCATGATAGGTGGTGATGCGCGCGGCGGCGAGTTCGAGCGCGTCGCGCAATGTGGTGGAAATGCCGTTGAGCGCCGCGCGGGTTTCCGCAGGCGTTACCGCCCAGCCGCTGACGTCCAAGTCATGCCGGTCGAAGCGCT
This window of the Sphingobium sp. CR2-8 genome carries:
- the ruvB gene encoding Holliday junction branch migration DNA helicase RuvB is translated as MTDDDRLITPARRPEDVDAALRPKSLDEFIGQQAARENLRIFIQAARSRGDALDHVLFFGPPGLGKTTLAQIVAKEMGVGFRATSGPVIAKSGDLAALLTNLDEGDVLFVDEIHRLNPAVEEVLYPAMEDRALDLMIGEGPSARSVRIDLPRFTLVGATTRQGLLTTPLRDRFGIPVRLQFYTVDELELVVRRAARLLDLAITSDGAIEIARRSRGTPRIAGRLLRRVRDFANVAGAPTVDRKVADAALMRLEVDHLGLDLMDRRYLMMIADIYRGGPVGVETLAAGLSEARDTIEEVVEPYLIQLGLIARTARGRCLNGPGWKHLGLNPPAGGQDGLFD
- a CDS encoding GIY-YIG nuclease family protein produces the protein MKEPCVYILASQPYGTLYIGVTSNLLGRLIQHRTDTIPGFTRRYSVHRLVRYEPCDTMEQAIPREKQLKRWHRQWKINLIESENPQWVDLAVNLGLPPLDPRARHDGC
- the ruvA gene encoding Holliday junction branch migration protein RuvA — its product is MIAKLKGLLDSTGIDHAIIDVGGVGYLVGASSRTLAALGPVGEAVTIHTEMLVAADSIRLVGFARADERDWYRLLTHVQGVGSRVALAILSALEPHDLHRAVAMGDKAMIARANGVGPKLAQRIVNELKDKIGAAPVGSPIGVGGVVAMPVGSFAADALSALQNLGFKPHEASVAVAAAEEDLGEGASLDALVRLALRKASK
- a CDS encoding peptidase S14, translating into MLMTAPMLSPKDFEFPAIMLSGVVDHGMYLHFKNCLSTAPQQGLVVVELATLGGDPEIARLMGEDIRFHSELYPDRRLVFMGRTAVYSAGATFMSFFATENRYLTRGTRLMIHERIITKNIHLAGPLSTCIATLKATLNEIESSIVIQNEGFQNLILGSDVTMDELLLKAPENWYLEANEAQARGLIAAVL
- a CDS encoding DUF1345 domain-containing protein, encoding MRTSPLFPWRYGMFLALLGTIAPLALLLPWHEAVMAGFDLAALAFMASVAPLIDAAPATMRRNAQKNDANRGLMLLLTGIVSLVILIAVGVATSQHGGPDGPTIALLLATLLIAWLFSNLVYALHYAHIFYLSDQAGKDRGGLDFPDSDEPGYWDFLYFAFTLGMTFQTSDVSVTATAMRRTVLFQCLAAFLFNLGILAFTINVLGGG
- the thiL gene encoding thiamine-phosphate kinase; the encoded protein is MSAESRFITLLRLLANDPAAQGLSDDVAILPVGDNRLILTSDTMVEGVHYLATDPPQDVGWKLAAVNLSDLAAKGAKPIGCLLNYALSGDDGWDEAFVAGLGDALDRHAMPLLGGDTVKMPTGSARSYSLTAIGEATGAVPTRTGARPGDRLYLTGPVGDAGIGLGLARVDPSASGPLVDAYRRPRPRLAEGGLIAPLASAMMDVSDGLLIDAARMAQASGVAITIDHVPLSPALEKVRGASTAVQIAAARAGDDYELLFTLPRGVAPPVRAIPVGHVGQGSGLTLMIDGAAIPLPDSLGWEHG
- the nusB gene encoding transcription antitermination factor NusB encodes the protein MNDRSKSRSAARLAAVQALYQLEMEGTPVHVLLHEFHQHRLGATIEDVTYAPAEEPFFDDVVTGVDRRRDEIDGLIAARLSSGWTLDRLDKPMRQILRAGTYELLARADVGTGTVISEYVDVAHAFYDKREAGFVNGLLDGVSKDVRK
- the hisD gene encoding histidinol dehydrogenase gives rise to the protein MPLRLDSRDADFASAFTALVDARREADEDVSRDVTAILKAVRAGGDVALADYTQRFDRHDLDVSGWAVTPAETRAALNGISTTLRDALELAAARITTYHEKQKPVDSDGVDAAGVRLGARWSAVDAAGLYVPGGRAAYPSSLLMNVIPAKVAGVRRIAMVTPTPGGEINPLVLAAAQIAGIEEIWRVGGAQAVAALAYGTDRIRPVDVVTGPGNAWVAEAKRQLYGVVGIDMVAGPSEIVVVADGQNDPEWTAADLLSQSEHDPTSQSILFTDDAAFADAVAAAVERQIPTLSTSAVARTSWDANGAIILVRDLDEAMPLVNALAPEHLELAVNDPEPLFAQVRHAGSVFLGRMTPEAVGDYVAGPNHVLPTGRRARFSSGLSVLDFMKRTSFLSLDAAAIGAIGPAAVALARAEGLPAHAASVALRLP